tttaatgaaagagTATTACGGAAATGATaggtttatataaaaacaattaaatttttccaatttagaaaataaattgtaagtaGCTaggttttttattatatttcatttaacatttccttttttaatttttaggatACCTCCTCCCCCTGTTATGTGGGCCCAaaggaaagatattttatttgttacaatCTGCTTAGAAGATTGTAAGGATCCTGTTATCGAAATTGAAccagaaaagatatattttaaaggagAGGGTGggacagataaaaaaatgcatgaagttacaattaatttatataaagaaatagagCCCAgtaaaactgtaaaaaatttgaaaggtAGAACTTTTGAATTAATTCTTGCTAAAAAAGAGGAGGGACCATATTGGCCACGGCTAATTAAGGATAAAACAAAGGCTCATTGGTTAAAGAGTGACTTTAACAAATGGAAGGATGAAGATGATACTGATGATGAAGGTAGTCCACCTGATTTAGAAGAGGTAAGATCATTGTAGGACTTAGTCATAATTTTAGGactttagtttatatatataatcaaaagtaatttagattttaagttatttgaataatttacggTCGAAATGGAAATAGATTTGTGGCTACATGTTAAGATACTAGACAGAGAAAAAACTAATACAAATATGAGACCAATGTCACTAGAGGAttgatttttccttatttgttctttttcgattatttttatattgtcacacatgtataaaaaaaatactagtGAAATTACAGACATGaacacataataattaaatgtgcattattttcattctacttatatgttattaaaacataaatatatttgaaaaggaaatgaaaatttgcttagttttgctaaattaatttttaggagtttgtatataattaaatgtattatatatatatatataaagaaaagaagatttttaatgcttttttttatctgattttaCAGATGATGCGACAGATGGGTGGTTTGAGTGGTTCTGGTGACAGTAAGCCAAATTTCGATGATTTAGATGAATTAGGAGACAACGAAGCCGACAGCGATGATGAAGATCTTCCCGATTTATACGATTAAAACGATGAATAACCGCAtcgattaattgattaattaattatattaaaaacaaatggcAACCTAAGGATGCACAATCAGGCAATATTTCAGTAGGTCTTGCTGTTTGTATCTTCAATTGCAAATTCGTTATAAAATGGCCGTGTTGCAAGTAGCAAACTGGGCATACAAAATGGACTACAAAGAGAGAACAGTGTGGTAATGCAACTGACGAACAGTAATACACAGCTCTCGAGGATTCTTCACACCTCACCCGCCTCCCCTTTTAGCCTGTAGTTCATATACTAAGTTATAATGAACaagcttttttaataatatattctaaaataatacagagataaaaaaagataacaataCATGGAATAGTTCATTTTGGGAAATCCTACAAAGCACTATTGACAGGCATgacaaaatgttataaatgttgtctgtgagataaaaatatcaatactttATTTACTCTGTCTTTTCATTGAATTGAATTGTTCCATCTATTTTCTATCCTCGTtagaatattctctttttctctatgtaAAAACGAAATTGCATTCGAGATATGGAACGTCTTGTTTCC
This portion of the Cataglyphis hispanica isolate Lineage 1 chromosome 10, ULB_Chis1_1.0, whole genome shotgun sequence genome encodes:
- the LOC126852377 gene encoding prostaglandin E synthase 3; its protein translation is MTQESQIPPPPVMWAQRKDILFVTICLEDCKDPVIEIEPEKIYFKGEGGTDKKMHEVTINLYKEIEPSKTVKNLKGRTFELILAKKEEGPYWPRLIKDKTKAHWLKSDFNKWKDEDDTDDEGSPPDLEEMMRQMGGLSGSGDSKPNFDDLDELGDNEADSDDEDLPDLYD